The proteins below come from a single Pristiophorus japonicus isolate sPriJap1 unplaced genomic scaffold, sPriJap1.hap1 HAP1_SCAFFOLD_105, whole genome shotgun sequence genomic window:
- the LOC139241359 gene encoding G-protein coupled receptor 15-like — translation MHGSPKGLVFAIYYPVIAAIGVPGKYFSNLAVIMILPRGRCGLSKCITQYLVSMAVTDLLVIATAVILNRIVGIYFPLSFLSLTPFCSFRIALIYAAIDCSFWLTVAFIFDRYVAICCQKLKTKYCTEKTVAVVIGTACALSFLKNTFLYFLYETLYTVNSTPWFCSIKITFYTSPAWVAYDWIFHISTPCIPFILILLLNTLTVRHILAGSGARRRLRAHSNEENQSDPEMEKRRKSIILLFSSSGSYIFFNVLLIRTFIYVQIGRVSYFAGSSINESNIILEESGYMLQFLSSCINQFIYAGTQSKFREELKKGMKYPLRHIVNLLQC, via the exons ATGCACGGGTCACCAAAAGGTTTGGTATTTGCCATTTACTATCCCGTCATTGCAGCTATCGGGGTTCCAGGGAAATATTTCT CTAACTTGGCAGTGATTATGATCCTAccccgaggaaggtgcggtctctccaaatgtatcACTCAGTATCTCGTTTCCATGGCGGtgacggatctcctggtcattgcAACTGCCGTGATATTAAACCGGATTGTAGGTATTTATTTCCCATTAAGTTTCCTATCCCTCACTCCGTTCTGTAGTTTCCGTATTGCTCTAATCTATGCAGCCATCGACTGTTCTTTCTGGTTAACGGTGGCTTTCATCTTTGATCGATATgtagccatttgttgccagaagctgaaaacaaaatattgTACCGAGAAAACTGTGGCAGTGGTTATTGGAACGGCTTGTGCCCTGAGCTTCTTAAAAAATACCTTCTTGTATTTTTTATATGAAACTTTGTATACAGTTAACAGTACACCCTGGTTCTGCAgcataaaaataacattttatacCTCTCCTGCATGGGTCGCTTATGACTGGATTTTCCATATTTCAACCCCATGTATTCCATTCATTCTGATTTTACTGCTCAATACTCTGACTGTCAGACACATTCTAGCGGGCAgtggagcccgcaggagactccgggcccaCAGCAATGAAGAGAATCAGAGCGACCCAGAAATGGAGAAGCGGAGAAAGTCCATCATCTTGCTCTTTTCTAGCTCAGGCAGTTACATCTTTTTTAATGTGTTATTAATTAGAACATTCATCTATGTCCAGATTGGGAGAGTTAGTTATTTCGCAGGATCTAGTATCAATGAATCAAATATTATTCTGGAGGAAAGCGGATATATGCTTCAATTTTTGAGTTCCTGCATCAACCAGTTTATTTATGCAGGTACCCAGAGTAAGTTCAGAGAGGAGCTTAAGAAGGGAATGAAATATCCACTGAGACATATTGTTAATTTATTACAATGCTGA